One region of Armigeres subalbatus isolate Guangzhou_Male chromosome 3, GZ_Asu_2, whole genome shotgun sequence genomic DNA includes:
- the LOC134225162 gene encoding plexin domain-containing protein 2 isoform X1, which translates to MANIHDGVVLKGALFLLILLADCGVNYAEDSATAARVRRQSDPEKKPPAESPPLVDTSQPINQKAPVNENKTSAAKQKLLNENLTGKKLASLNGTTYTDHLLGFNGTGQRRDYNIVSMKPGAEPTTIPTVVGAGSSNVSIESVASSSSDGKSKLIAKLFSAADSSSTGNASATTTTVDPLSAAINIDTVEQPESELNATLHNYNITKTQEDYHTYYNSVWTTDKNASDAYWKRLDNMNVSSLLSNSHRRATTVLLSFDFAYYGYPIRNITIATGGFLYTGDYVHSWLASTQYIAPLMANFDTTLSSDSFVKFRDDGETFTVVWENVSLQDRPENGSFTFSATLNKSGDIVFAYQTIPIDIQQIYDDKHPVKVGLSDAYIIDKTIFRTKQKTIYEYHKVNFAREKVQNNTLITLYAQPTCYSFKDCQSCMNHEGAEFKCIWCPTLNRCSTGVDRKRQDWIQKGCDKNQIMEIAYCPALGQKGNNYGEPIEISTEGNDTNGTYRHEAEIPPSKGSTNKSKSELHPSSGEDGVNKVPAFHAAMEPENSNSSLLVSMMVICGILLGCGCWVFYAYRNPHTKSGQLLIRYRPNKWSWRRGEARYTAATIHM; encoded by the exons ATTCTGCCACAGCTGCCCGTGTGAGGCGACAATCAGACCCAGAGAAGAAACCCCCAGCTGAATCGCCCCCTCTGGTGGACACATCTCAGCCGATCAACCAAAAGGCTCCTGTcaacgaaaacaaaaccagtgcaGCGAAGCAGAAGCTGCTGAATGAGAATCTGACCGGCAAGAAGCTGGCCAGTCTAAACGGAACCACCTATACCGACCACCTACTCGGGTTCAATGGAACCGGGCAGCGAAGGGACTATAACATCGTATCGATGAAACCCGGAGCAGAACCGACCACAATCCCCACCGTCGTCGGCGCAGGTAGCAGTAACGTTTCGATTGAATCAGTTGCCAGCAGCAGTAGTGATGGCAAAAGTAAACTGATAGCGAAACTTTTCTCCGCAGCAGATAGCAGCAGCACTGGGAATGCATCGGCGACCACCACTACGGTGGATCCGCTGAGTGCGGCCATCAATATCGACACGGTGGAACAGCCGGAGTCCGAGCTAAATGCCACGCTCCATAATTACAACATCACAAAAACGCAGGAAGATTACCACACTTATTACAACAGCGTGTGGACGACAGACAAGAATGCCAGCGATGCCTATTGGAAGCGGCTGGATAACATGAACGTGAGCAGTTTGCTGTCTAACTCGCATCGACGAGCTACG ACTGTCCTGCTGTCCTTCGATTTTGCGTACTATGGTTATCCCATCCGGAACATCACTATCGCCACCGGTGGGTTCCTGTACACAGGTGACTACGTGCACTCGTGGCTTGCCTCGACGCAGTACATCGCCCCGCTTATGGCCAATTTCGATACGACACTTTCCAGCGATTCGTTTGTGAAGTTCCGTGATGATG GTGAAACCTTTACGGTAGTGTGGGAGAATGTATCGCTGCAGGATCGACCCGAAAATGGTTCATTCACGTTTAGTGCCACGCTGAACAAGTCCGGCGACATTGTGTTCGCCTATCAGACGATTCCCATTGATATCCAGCAAATCTACGATGACAAACATCCGGTCAAAGTGGGACTGTCGGATGCGTACATCATCGATAAGACCATTTTCC GCACCAAGCAGAAAACAATCTACGAATATCACAAAGTCAACTTTGCCCGCGAGAAAGTTCAGAACAACACACTGATTACCCTCTATGCTCAGCCCACATGTTACAGCTTTAAGGACTGTCAATCATGTATGAATCATGAGGGTGCTGAGTTCAAG TGCATTTGGTGTCCCACATTGAACCGCTGCTCCACGGGAGTTGATCGTAAGCGACAAGACTGGATCCAGAAAG GGTGCGACAAAAATCAAATCATGGAAATAGCCTACTGCCCAGCCCTCGGCCAGAAGGGCAACAACTACGGTGAACCGATTGAGATCAGCACCGAAGGGAACGACACCAACGGAACCTATCGGCACGAGGCCGAAATCCCGCCCTCCAAGGGCAGCACCAATAAGAGCAAATCGGAGCTGCACCCGTCCAGTGGCGAAGACGGTGTGAACAAGGTTCCGGCGTTCCACGCGGCCATGGAGCCGGAAAACTCAAACAGCAGCCTGCTGGTGTCGATGATGGTCATCTGTGGTATCCTGCTGGGCTGCGGATGTTGGGTATTTTACGCGTACCGAAATCCGCACACCAAGAGCGGTCAGCTGTTAATTAGA
- the LOC134225162 gene encoding plexin domain-containing protein 2 isoform X2 — MANIHDGVVLKGALFLLILLADCGVNYAEDSATAARVRRQSDPEKKPPAESPPLVDTSQPINQKAPVNENKTSAAKQKLLNENLTGKKLASLNGTTYTDHLLGFNGTGQRRDYNIVSMKPGAEPTTIPTVVGAADSSSTGNASATTTTVDPLSAAINIDTVEQPESELNATLHNYNITKTQEDYHTYYNSVWTTDKNASDAYWKRLDNMNVSSLLSNSHRRATTVLLSFDFAYYGYPIRNITIATGGFLYTGDYVHSWLASTQYIAPLMANFDTTLSSDSFVKFRDDGETFTVVWENVSLQDRPENGSFTFSATLNKSGDIVFAYQTIPIDIQQIYDDKHPVKVGLSDAYIIDKTIFRTKQKTIYEYHKVNFAREKVQNNTLITLYAQPTCYSFKDCQSCMNHEGAEFKCIWCPTLNRCSTGVDRKRQDWIQKGCDKNQIMEIAYCPALGQKGNNYGEPIEISTEGNDTNGTYRHEAEIPPSKGSTNKSKSELHPSSGEDGVNKVPAFHAAMEPENSNSSLLVSMMVICGILLGCGCWVFYAYRNPHTKSGQLLIRYRPNKWSWRRGEARYTAATIHM; from the exons ATTCTGCCACAGCTGCCCGTGTGAGGCGACAATCAGACCCAGAGAAGAAACCCCCAGCTGAATCGCCCCCTCTGGTGGACACATCTCAGCCGATCAACCAAAAGGCTCCTGTcaacgaaaacaaaaccagtgcaGCGAAGCAGAAGCTGCTGAATGAGAATCTGACCGGCAAGAAGCTGGCCAGTCTAAACGGAACCACCTATACCGACCACCTACTCGGGTTCAATGGAACCGGGCAGCGAAGGGACTATAACATCGTATCGATGAAACCCGGAGCAGAACCGACCACAATCCCCACCGTCGTCGGCGCAG CAGATAGCAGCAGCACTGGGAATGCATCGGCGACCACCACTACGGTGGATCCGCTGAGTGCGGCCATCAATATCGACACGGTGGAACAGCCGGAGTCCGAGCTAAATGCCACGCTCCATAATTACAACATCACAAAAACGCAGGAAGATTACCACACTTATTACAACAGCGTGTGGACGACAGACAAGAATGCCAGCGATGCCTATTGGAAGCGGCTGGATAACATGAACGTGAGCAGTTTGCTGTCTAACTCGCATCGACGAGCTACG ACTGTCCTGCTGTCCTTCGATTTTGCGTACTATGGTTATCCCATCCGGAACATCACTATCGCCACCGGTGGGTTCCTGTACACAGGTGACTACGTGCACTCGTGGCTTGCCTCGACGCAGTACATCGCCCCGCTTATGGCCAATTTCGATACGACACTTTCCAGCGATTCGTTTGTGAAGTTCCGTGATGATG GTGAAACCTTTACGGTAGTGTGGGAGAATGTATCGCTGCAGGATCGACCCGAAAATGGTTCATTCACGTTTAGTGCCACGCTGAACAAGTCCGGCGACATTGTGTTCGCCTATCAGACGATTCCCATTGATATCCAGCAAATCTACGATGACAAACATCCGGTCAAAGTGGGACTGTCGGATGCGTACATCATCGATAAGACCATTTTCC GCACCAAGCAGAAAACAATCTACGAATATCACAAAGTCAACTTTGCCCGCGAGAAAGTTCAGAACAACACACTGATTACCCTCTATGCTCAGCCCACATGTTACAGCTTTAAGGACTGTCAATCATGTATGAATCATGAGGGTGCTGAGTTCAAG TGCATTTGGTGTCCCACATTGAACCGCTGCTCCACGGGAGTTGATCGTAAGCGACAAGACTGGATCCAGAAAG GGTGCGACAAAAATCAAATCATGGAAATAGCCTACTGCCCAGCCCTCGGCCAGAAGGGCAACAACTACGGTGAACCGATTGAGATCAGCACCGAAGGGAACGACACCAACGGAACCTATCGGCACGAGGCCGAAATCCCGCCCTCCAAGGGCAGCACCAATAAGAGCAAATCGGAGCTGCACCCGTCCAGTGGCGAAGACGGTGTGAACAAGGTTCCGGCGTTCCACGCGGCCATGGAGCCGGAAAACTCAAACAGCAGCCTGCTGGTGTCGATGATGGTCATCTGTGGTATCCTGCTGGGCTGCGGATGTTGGGTATTTTACGCGTACCGAAATCCGCACACCAAGAGCGGTCAGCTGTTAATTAGA